One genomic region from Paracoccus pantotrophus encodes:
- a CDS encoding OpgC domain-containing protein — protein sequence MNRIVALDMLRGYALVCIMLDHMPIGVLRKLTLTNFAVFDAAELFVLLSGFLVGMVWVKVEAREGRRAAQIRFLRRAAQVWLALIAGAILLALFSALLFKLQMNHTAVWFQYARWIVEHPIGYVATVALMWMQPNLLDVLALYVLLIATVPVTVPFMLRWPWLAMAVSVVVWIFALPLNALIPNQRPGPGLLFNPFGWQMLFFAGVAMGAFRERIMPVLRRHSALLTWVSVGVLLFGLTIVIAWKIGAPAKPVSQFLRQITGGIDKWSLDFMRFTAILAASWIVAVPLARPFAWMAATAPGEALAEIGRGGLFSFIACVMLSIWGDALDMSAPAGPLNFWLRLAIDLWLVVAFWTISAVWMRRETWLPPLRARLGLG from the coding sequence ATGAACCGTATCGTCGCCCTGGACATGCTGCGCGGCTATGCGCTGGTCTGCATCATGCTGGACCACATGCCGATCGGCGTGCTGCGCAAGCTGACGCTGACCAATTTCGCCGTCTTCGACGCGGCCGAGCTGTTCGTGCTGCTGTCGGGATTCCTGGTCGGCATGGTCTGGGTCAAGGTCGAGGCGCGCGAGGGACGCCGGGCCGCGCAGATCCGCTTCCTGCGCCGCGCCGCGCAGGTCTGGCTGGCGCTGATCGCCGGGGCGATCCTGCTGGCGCTGTTCTCGGCGCTGCTGTTCAAGCTGCAGATGAACCATACCGCGGTCTGGTTCCAATATGCGCGCTGGATCGTCGAGCATCCCATCGGCTATGTCGCCACCGTGGCGCTGATGTGGATGCAGCCCAACCTGCTCGACGTGCTGGCGCTTTACGTGCTGCTGATCGCCACCGTGCCGGTGACGGTGCCCTTCATGCTGCGCTGGCCCTGGCTTGCCATGGCGGTTTCGGTGGTGGTCTGGATCTTTGCCTTGCCGCTGAACGCGCTGATCCCCAACCAGCGGCCGGGGCCGGGGCTGCTGTTCAACCCCTTCGGCTGGCAGATGCTGTTCTTTGCCGGCGTCGCCATGGGCGCGTTTCGCGAGCGGATCATGCCGGTCCTGCGGCGCCACTCGGCATTGCTGACCTGGGTGTCGGTCGGCGTGCTGCTGTTCGGTCTGACCATCGTGATCGCCTGGAAGATCGGCGCGCCGGCCAAGCCCGTCAGCCAGTTCCTGCGCCAGATCACCGGCGGCATCGACAAATGGTCGTTGGATTTCATGCGTTTCACCGCCATTCTTGCGGCAAGCTGGATCGTCGCGGTGCCCCTGGCGCGGCCCTTTGCCTGGATGGCCGCCACCGCGCCGGGCGAGGCGCTGGCCGAGATCGGGCGCGGCGGGCTTTTCTCGTTTATCGCCTGCGTGATGCTGTCGATCTGGGGCGATGCGCTGGACATGTCGGCGCCGGCGGGGCCGCTGAACTTCTGGCTGCGGCTGGCCATCGACCTCTGGCTGGTCGTGGCCTTCTGGACCATATCGGCGGTCTGGATGCGGCGGGAAACCTGGCTGCCGCCGTTGCGGGCAAGGCTCGGGCTGGGCTAG
- a CDS encoding ATP-binding protein → MILPRDSIRARLIGLAALLTGVALVAGYLAIAAILEDFITGRFDAETGAVADALIAGAGIDADGRLVAGPAPTDPRFQMPLSGWFWQLTQDGQVAAKSPSLFDNVLNPPEADFQGGPGLGPAGEPLRVARHVFTLPGSASVLAVTVTAPRAEIDAAMARLRRPLAISLAVLGLALAAASLLQVAAGLRSLDRLGRDLRRIRAGQAEALPLPAVAELRPVAAEINALLEQNRAVLARAREHVGNLAHSLKTPLAALDNALPPDHPGHALIARMDRQIGWHLRRARSSAAPRLLGQRTPAAPVIQDILLVLGGPIREAGLRVDICADADAGFAGERQDLEEMIGNLVENAVKWASSAIRITARVDGDQLHILIEDDGPGMSDQDHALALTRGARLDEAGPPGTGLGLAIVADLAALHGGALMLDRSALGGLCAGLRLPAAVAPTARRG, encoded by the coding sequence TTGATCCTGCCGCGCGATTCGATCCGCGCCCGGCTGATCGGGCTGGCGGCGCTGCTGACCGGGGTGGCGCTGGTCGCGGGCTATCTTGCCATCGCCGCGATCCTCGAGGATTTCATCACCGGCCGCTTCGACGCCGAGACCGGGGCGGTGGCCGATGCCTTGATCGCCGGCGCCGGGATCGACGCGGACGGCCGGCTGGTTGCCGGCCCCGCCCCGACCGATCCGCGTTTCCAGATGCCGCTGTCGGGCTGGTTCTGGCAATTGACGCAGGACGGCCAGGTGGCGGCGAAATCGCCCTCGCTCTTCGACAACGTGCTGAACCCGCCCGAGGCGGATTTCCAGGGCGGCCCCGGCCTTGGCCCGGCCGGCGAGCCCTTGCGGGTCGCGCGCCATGTCTTCACCCTGCCCGGCTCGGCCTCGGTCCTGGCCGTGACCGTGACCGCGCCGCGGGCCGAGATTGATGCCGCCATGGCACGGCTGCGCCGGCCGCTGGCGATCTCGCTGGCCGTGCTGGGGCTGGCGCTGGCCGCGGCAAGCCTGCTGCAAGTGGCTGCGGGGCTGCGCAGCCTGGACCGGCTCGGCCGCGACCTGCGCCGCATTCGCGCCGGCCAGGCCGAGGCGCTGCCCCTGCCCGCCGTGGCCGAATTGCGCCCCGTCGCCGCCGAGATCAACGCGCTGCTTGAGCAGAACCGCGCCGTCCTCGCCCGCGCGCGCGAGCATGTCGGCAACCTGGCGCATTCGCTGAAGACGCCGCTGGCGGCGCTGGACAATGCGCTGCCGCCCGACCATCCCGGCCACGCGTTGATCGCGCGCATGGACCGCCAGATCGGCTGGCACCTGCGGCGCGCGCGCAGCTCGGCCGCGCCGCGGCTGCTGGGCCAGCGCACCCCGGCCGCACCGGTCATCCAGGACATCCTGCTGGTGCTGGGCGGCCCGATCCGCGAGGCCGGCCTGCGGGTCGATATCTGCGCCGATGCCGATGCCGGCTTCGCCGGCGAGCGGCAGGATCTCGAGGAGATGATCGGCAACCTGGTCGAAAACGCGGTGAAATGGGCCTCCTCGGCGATCCGCATCACCGCGCGGGTCGACGGCGACCAGCTGCACATCCTGATCGAGGACGACGGCCCCGGCATGTCTGATCAGGATCATGCCCTGGCGCTGACCCGCGGCGCCCGGTTGGACGAGGCCGGCCCGCCCGGCACCGGCCTTGGCCTGGCCATCGTCGCCGACCTGGCGGCGCTGCATGGCGGCGCGCTGATGCTGGATCGCTCGGCGCTGGGGGGATTGTGTGCGGGGTTGCGGCTGCCGGCGGCTGTCGCTCCGACGGCGCGGCGCGGCTAG
- the mdoH gene encoding glucans biosynthesis glucosyltransferase MdoH: MGAPHSKPDRYPASRTRSLPLSADDGWEALDLPQFQGPATPPEAPLDMPEQDFRGRPPLGPDSRWPSPGAIAARLTAFGGAAAIAWLGWRQMMLTFGANMTWLQSVLLVLFALTFTWVGFSFTSMVSGIFARRLRTPEGPNQARLAVVMPVYHENAAATAGLLAALARDLHREGLGDRAEIFVLSDSYEPRAVFEEMAAISRLRDISPVPVWYRRRRSNKGRKAGNVGDFVRRWGGRYDQMVVLDADSVVGAATIRALSARMNADPAVGLIQTMPMLVGGQTIFARLTQFAGRIYGPAIARGVAAWSGDSGNFWGHNAIIRVEAFAQCCGLPELPGRPPFGGTILSHDFVEAALLRRAGWKVRLDHDLRQSFEGCPPTLLDMAVRERRWAQGNLQHARLIFSRGFAWISRVHFVIGILGFLMSPIWLMMILVGLALSANVLLSRPDYFPQTYQLFPTWPTFDPVRMLWLFVAAMSFLLVPKFIAIFRAWLRPLAKDSGGNVRLLASAMFEIVLSALIAPVQMLIQTRQIIEILRGRDSGWEAQVRAGQMPPWHVVLRRHALHVALGIATLVVLAFLSPWQLVWLSPILAGLILSPLTSRWSASPVFGRWARRQGLLVTPEEREPPELLTAANMLDFRIAGGLPRDGLGALGRDAALRAHILALLPEAPRVPVEERLDAISAEAKIGHAASQAQALRFLGPAEQLALIENRALIEAFAKLPQ; the protein is encoded by the coding sequence ATGGGCGCGCCCCACAGTAAGCCGGACCGGTATCCGGCCAGCCGGACCCGGTCCCTGCCTCTGTCCGCGGATGACGGCTGGGAGGCGCTGGACCTGCCGCAATTCCAAGGCCCGGCGACGCCGCCCGAGGCGCCGCTGGACATGCCCGAGCAGGATTTCCGCGGCCGCCCGCCTTTGGGACCGGACAGCCGCTGGCCCTCGCCTGGTGCCATTGCGGCGCGGCTGACGGCCTTTGGCGGCGCGGCGGCGATCGCCTGGCTGGGCTGGCGGCAGATGATGCTGACCTTCGGCGCGAACATGACCTGGCTGCAATCGGTGCTGCTGGTGCTGTTCGCGCTGACCTTCACCTGGGTCGGGTTTTCCTTTACCTCGATGGTCTCGGGCATCTTCGCGCGGCGGCTGCGCACCCCGGAGGGGCCGAACCAGGCGCGCCTCGCCGTGGTCATGCCGGTCTATCACGAGAATGCGGCGGCGACGGCGGGCCTGCTGGCGGCGCTGGCGCGCGACCTCCATCGCGAGGGGCTGGGCGATCGGGCCGAGATCTTCGTGCTGTCGGACAGCTACGAGCCACGGGCCGTCTTCGAGGAGATGGCGGCGATCAGCCGGCTGCGCGACATCTCGCCGGTGCCGGTCTGGTATCGCCGCCGCCGTTCGAACAAGGGGCGCAAGGCCGGCAATGTCGGCGATTTCGTGCGCCGCTGGGGCGGGCGCTACGACCAGATGGTGGTGCTGGACGCCGACAGCGTGGTCGGGGCCGCGACGATCAGGGCGCTGTCGGCGCGGATGAATGCCGATCCGGCGGTCGGGTTGATCCAGACCATGCCGATGCTGGTCGGCGGCCAGACCATCTTCGCCCGGCTGACGCAATTCGCCGGCCGCATCTATGGGCCCGCCATTGCCCGCGGCGTCGCCGCCTGGTCGGGCGACAGCGGCAATTTCTGGGGCCATAACGCCATCATCCGCGTCGAGGCCTTCGCGCAATGCTGCGGGCTGCCGGAACTGCCGGGCAGGCCGCCCTTTGGCGGCACCATCCTGAGCCACGACTTCGTCGAGGCCGCGCTGCTGCGGCGCGCCGGCTGGAAGGTGCGGCTGGACCACGACCTGCGCCAGAGCTTCGAAGGCTGCCCGCCGACGCTGCTGGACATGGCCGTGCGCGAGCGCCGCTGGGCGCAGGGCAACCTGCAGCATGCGCGGCTGATCTTTTCGCGCGGCTTCGCCTGGATCAGCCGGGTGCATTTCGTCATCGGCATCCTGGGCTTCCTGATGTCGCCGATCTGGCTGATGATGATCCTGGTCGGGTTGGCGCTGTCGGCCAATGTGCTGCTGTCGCGGCCGGATTATTTCCCGCAGACCTACCAGCTGTTCCCGACCTGGCCGACCTTCGACCCGGTGCGGATGCTGTGGCTGTTCGTCGCCGCCATGTCCTTCCTGCTGGTGCCCAAGTTCATCGCCATCTTCCGCGCCTGGCTGCGGCCTTTGGCCAAGGATTCGGGCGGCAATGTGCGGCTTCTGGCCTCGGCCATGTTCGAGATCGTGCTTTCGGCGCTGATCGCGCCGGTGCAGATGCTGATCCAGACCCGGCAGATCATCGAGATCCTGCGCGGCCGCGATTCCGGCTGGGAGGCGCAGGTCCGCGCCGGGCAGATGCCGCCTTGGCATGTCGTGCTGCGCCGCCATGCGCTGCATGTCGCGCTGGGGATCGCAACGCTGGTGGTGCTGGCCTTTCTGTCGCCCTGGCAACTGGTCTGGCTGTCGCCGATCCTGGCCGGGCTGATCCTGTCGCCGCTGACCTCGCGCTGGTCGGCCAGCCCGGTCTTCGGCCGCTGGGCACGCCGGCAGGGCCTGCTTGTCACCCCCGAGGAGCGCGAGCCGCCCGAGCTGCTGACCGCCGCAAACATGCTGGATTTCCGCATTGCCGGCGGGCTGCCGCGCGACGGCCTGGGGGCGCTGGGGCGGGATGCGGCGCTGCGCGCGCACATCCTGGCGCTTTTGCCCGAAGCCCCGCGCGTCCCGGTCGAGGAGCGGCTGGATGCCATCTCGGCCGAGGCCAAGATCGGCCATGCCGCCTCGCAGGCGCAGGCGCTGCGCTTCCTCGGCCCGGCCGAGCAGCTGGCGCTGATCGAGAACCGCGCACTGATCGAAGCCTTCGCGAAGTTGCCACAATGA
- a CDS encoding glucan biosynthesis protein G, whose translation MTAVSALSASLGAALAQEGPEAQPEAAAAPAEEAAPQPFGFEDVAAMARELAAKPYEYRDAELVGSFANLTYDQYRGIRFRRDRDPWAGSRDFALDLLPPGAIFHEPVDIALVEEGVVIPVRFDPHMFDFDPAQFPDGVDYETLGDMGWSGFRIRAPLNRPDVMDEIAVFQGASYFRAVSRGTLYGLSARGLAIGTGSAEGEEFPLFRGFWIHKPGPQDRSVLVHALLDSRSVSGAFEFRITPGAETVFDTRVALFPRQDMRNAGIAPLTSMYWFGPADRSRVDDYRPAVHDSDGLQMLTGGEQRLWRVLSGHRTLQVSAFMDNDPLGFGLAQRARDFESYKDAEARYEKRPSAWIAPQDNWGKGTVTLIEIPVENEFNDNIVSFWQPADTLRKGNRYDFNYILTFAAEVPDSAPISRVVETMSGKAINNPNGRTYIVDFDLGLFGSDDPVPQLRASAGRIGHSYLLRLPEQGRMRLAFEYLPEGAKLADLSAVLNGPEGPLSETWIARWTRE comes from the coding sequence ATGACGGCTGTCAGCGCGCTTTCTGCCTCGCTGGGGGCGGCCCTGGCGCAGGAAGGCCCCGAAGCCCAGCCGGAAGCCGCCGCCGCGCCGGCCGAGGAGGCCGCGCCCCAGCCCTTCGGCTTCGAGGATGTCGCCGCGATGGCCAGGGAACTGGCCGCCAAACCCTACGAATACCGCGATGCCGAACTGGTCGGCAGCTTCGCCAACCTGACCTATGACCAGTATCGCGGCATCCGGTTCCGCCGCGATCGCGATCCCTGGGCCGGCAGCCGCGATTTCGCGCTGGACCTGCTGCCGCCCGGCGCGATCTTCCACGAGCCGGTGGACATCGCGCTGGTCGAGGAGGGGGTGGTGATCCCGGTCCGCTTCGATCCGCACATGTTCGACTTCGACCCGGCGCAATTCCCCGACGGGGTCGATTACGAGACGCTGGGCGACATGGGCTGGTCGGGGTTTCGCATCCGCGCGCCGCTGAACCGGCCCGATGTCATGGACGAGATCGCCGTGTTCCAGGGCGCCAGCTATTTCCGCGCCGTGTCGCGGGGCACCCTTTACGGCCTGTCGGCACGCGGTCTGGCCATCGGCACCGGCAGCGCCGAGGGCGAGGAATTCCCGCTGTTCCGCGGCTTCTGGATCCACAAGCCCGGACCCCAGGACCGTTCCGTGCTGGTTCATGCGCTGCTGGACAGCCGCTCGGTCTCGGGCGCTTTCGAGTTCCGCATCACGCCCGGCGCCGAGACCGTCTTCGACACCCGCGTCGCGCTGTTCCCGCGCCAGGACATGCGCAACGCCGGCATCGCGCCGCTGACCTCGATGTACTGGTTCGGGCCGGCCGACCGCTCGCGCGTGGACGATTATCGACCCGCCGTGCATGACAGCGACGGCTTGCAGATGCTGACCGGGGGCGAGCAGCGGCTCTGGCGGGTGTTGTCGGGACACAGGACATTGCAGGTCTCGGCCTTCATGGACAATGATCCGCTGGGCTTCGGCCTGGCACAGCGGGCGCGGGACTTCGAATCCTACAAGGATGCCGAGGCGCGCTATGAAAAACGGCCATCGGCCTGGATCGCGCCGCAGGACAACTGGGGCAAGGGCACCGTCACCCTGATCGAGATCCCGGTCGAGAACGAGTTCAACGACAATATCGTCTCGTTCTGGCAGCCGGCCGACACGCTGCGCAAGGGCAATCGCTACGACTTCAACTACATTTTGACATTTGCAGCGGAAGTCCCTGACAGCGCACCGATTTCCCGCGTTGTCGAAACCATGTCCGGCAAGGCGATCAACAATCCCAACGGCCGCACCTATATCGTCGATTTCGACCTGGGGCTGTTCGGCTCGGACGATCCGGTGCCGCAGCTGCGCGCCTCGGCCGGGCGGATCGGGCACAGCTATCTGCTGCGCCTGCCCGAGCAGGGCCGGATGCGGCTGGCCTTCGAATACCTGCCCGAAGGCGCCAAGCTGGCCGATCTTTCGGCGGTGCTGAACGGCCCCGAAGGCCCGCTCAGCGAGACCTGGATCGCCCGCTGGACGCGCGAGTGA
- the glmS gene encoding methylaspartate mutase subunit S, translating into MLEAVSEYRVILGVIGADCHAVGNKIITAVLSRNGIEVVNLGVMVSQDEFIQAAIEERADAILVSSIYGHGEIDCQGLRDRCEERGLGEILLYVGGNLVIGKRAFAEVEQRFLEMGFDRVFPPTVRLEDVVELLKTDIQSRRPLAYGHNSAAFGITERLSA; encoded by the coding sequence ATGCTGGAGGCGGTCTCGGAATACCGGGTCATCCTGGGGGTCATCGGCGCCGATTGCCATGCGGTCGGCAACAAGATCATCACCGCCGTGCTGAGCCGGAACGGTATCGAGGTGGTGAACCTGGGCGTCATGGTCAGCCAGGACGAGTTCATCCAGGCTGCCATCGAGGAAAGGGCCGATGCCATCCTCGTCTCGTCGATCTATGGCCATGGCGAGATCGACTGCCAGGGCTTGCGCGATCGCTGCGAGGAGCGCGGGCTGGGCGAGATCCTGCTTTATGTCGGCGGCAACCTGGTGATCGGCAAGCGCGCCTTCGCCGAGGTCGAGCAGCGTTTCCTCGAGATGGGCTTCGACCGGGTGTTTCCGCCGACCGTGCGGCTCGAGGATGTGGTCGAGCTGCTCAAGACCGACATCCAGAGCCGCCGCCCGCTGGCCTATGGCCACAACTCCGCCGCCTTCGGCATCACCGAACGCCTGTCGGCCTGA
- a CDS encoding response regulator transcription factor → MKCLIVEDDPTLSSQLAAAMRDGGFACDIAADGTQGEFLGSTETYDLAILDLGLPGLPGIEVLTRWREGGVTMPVLILTARGDWTDKVAGFRAGADDYAVKPFRLEEVVIRAQTLVRRAAGHAQAVIKAGPLRLDTQLGVITRNGLALKLTAFETRILAYLIHHQNRVVSRSELSDHLYDSAADRDFKSIEVVIGRLRRKIGEGLIETRRGEGYVLRTAA, encoded by the coding sequence ATGAAATGCCTGATCGTCGAGGATGACCCGACGCTGTCCTCGCAGCTGGCAGCCGCCATGCGCGACGGCGGCTTTGCCTGCGACATCGCCGCCGACGGCACCCAGGGCGAGTTCCTGGGCTCGACCGAGACCTACGACCTGGCGATCCTGGACCTGGGCCTGCCCGGCCTGCCGGGGATCGAGGTGCTGACCCGCTGGCGCGAGGGCGGCGTGACCATGCCGGTGCTGATCCTGACCGCGCGCGGCGACTGGACCGACAAGGTGGCGGGGTTCCGCGCCGGCGCGGACGATTACGCGGTGAAGCCCTTCCGGCTGGAAGAGGTGGTGATCCGCGCCCAGACCCTGGTGCGCCGTGCCGCCGGCCATGCCCAGGCGGTGATCAAGGCCGGGCCGTTGCGGCTTGACACCCAGCTGGGCGTCATCACCCGCAACGGGCTGGCGTTGAAGCTGACGGCGTTCGAGACCCGCATCCTCGCCTATCTGATCCATCACCAGAACCGCGTGGTCAGCCGCAGCGAATTGTCCGACCACCTTTACGATTCCGCCGCCGACCGCGACTTCAAGTCCATCGAGGTGGTGATTGGCCGGTTGCGCAGGAAGATCGGCGAGGGCCTGATCGAGACCCGGCGCGGCGAGGGCTATGTGCTGAGGACCGCCGCTTGA
- a CDS encoding MerR family transcriptional regulator has protein sequence MSERILIAVDPDALAEIKAELVALRNEIRAVRMSPMPEWVTAHEYAEQVGVTRRTVMNWIAAGQIESSRHGATVLVRSRPSDRSRGRGRG, from the coding sequence ATGTCCGAACGAATCCTGATCGCTGTCGATCCCGACGCGCTTGCCGAGATAAAGGCCGAACTGGTTGCACTTCGCAACGAGATCCGCGCCGTGCGCATGTCGCCCATGCCTGAATGGGTGACGGCCCACGAATATGCCGAGCAAGTGGGCGTGACGCGCCGCACGGTGATGAACTGGATCGCCGCCGGGCAGATCGAAAGCAGCCGCCACGGGGCAACCGTCCTGGTGCGCTCACGGCCCAGCGACAGATCGCGCGGGCGGGGAAGAGGCTAG